A window of Gloeocapsopsis sp. IPPAS B-1203 contains these coding sequences:
- a CDS encoding pentapeptide repeat-containing protein, translating into MSNKELDPLQQIPSNYQQLNSQIDQLQQQQNVLAKYLTGLKQRLDSLSEQFDKRPEVQQLVRLQNTLAKLQELNVFITNTQNLSSGINIDNPSRDSSINQASEPNITPEEFWRRYNNGQYDFTGYHLAKINLSSKSLNAKNVNFSQANLVQANLRKANFALVNFSSANLQNANLYKAILEHTNLSGANLEKADLHQAIFTRTNLERANLSEANLRNIDLSFQVNLEEANLSGADLSNGNLRQVNFLNADLSNANLSRTILFATHFESANLQGANLHQAAYDLSTVFPDDFNLTESGAYLIAPNTTLLRANLAGYNIAEVNLTQANLQEANLYATNLSGANLSEANLNGANLRKANLNGAILLQANLSAANLSETNLTHANLIAANLTEANLSRASLDGANLIAANLSHANLKNTHLDKINFSGAILEGANLIGVVFQGNLSGADLSRANLCGANFSNANLNAANFTSADLRGADLSNADLEKANLIQANLSGVNLAGANLSLAIMPDGSVHD; encoded by the coding sequence AATATTTAACAGGGCTGAAACAGCGCTTGGATAGCTTAAGCGAACAGTTTGATAAGCGACCTGAAGTGCAGCAACTGGTTAGATTGCAAAACACATTAGCTAAATTACAGGAACTCAACGTATTCATTACTAATACTCAGAATTTAAGTTCAGGTATCAACATTGACAATCCTAGTAGAGATTCTAGTATTAATCAGGCTAGCGAGCCAAACATTACCCCTGAAGAATTTTGGAGACGCTACAATAACGGACAGTATGACTTTACAGGCTATCATCTTGCAAAGATTAATTTAAGTAGTAAATCTTTGAACGCAAAAAACGTAAACTTTAGTCAAGCTAATTTGGTACAAGCCAATCTAAGAAAAGCAAACTTTGCTTTAGTAAACTTTAGCAGTGCTAATCTACAAAATGCAAATCTTTATAAGGCAATACTAGAGCACACTAATTTGAGTGGGGCAAACTTAGAAAAAGCAGACTTACATCAAGCGATTTTTACTAGAACTAATCTTGAACGAGCAAACTTAAGTGAAGCAAACTTGAGGAATATTGATTTATCTTTTCAAGTAAATTTAGAAGAAGCTAATTTAAGCGGAGCAGATCTTAGTAACGGAAATTTACGTCAAGTAAATTTTTTGAATGCAGATTTGAGTAATGCTAATTTAAGTCGAACTATTTTATTTGCTACTCATTTTGAAAGCGCAAATCTCCAAGGCGCGAACCTACATCAAGCAGCTTATGACTTATCTACAGTATTTCCTGATGATTTTAACTTAACAGAATCGGGAGCGTACTTGATTGCTCCCAATACCACTTTACTAAGAGCTAATCTAGCGGGTTACAATATTGCAGAAGTTAATCTGACACAAGCGAACTTACAAGAAGCAAACCTTTATGCCACAAACTTGAGTGGTGCAAATCTGAGTGAAGCCAACTTGAATGGTGCAAACCTCAGGAAAGCAAATTTAAATGGTGCAATTCTACTACAAGCTAACTTAAGTGCAGCTAACTTAAGTGAGACCAATTTAACACATGCAAATTTAATTGCAGCAAATCTGACAGAAGCTAACCTAAGTAGAGCAAGTTTAGACGGCGCAAACCTAATCGCAGCTAATTTGAGTCATGCAAATTTAAAAAACACACATCTTGACAAGATAAACTTTAGTGGTGCGATTTTAGAAGGTGCAAATTTAATTGGGGTTGTGTTTCAAGGAAATCTTAGTGGAGCAGACTTGAGTAGAGCTAATCTATGTGGTGCTAATTTCAGTAATGCTAACTTAAATGCAGCAAATTTCACATCAGCAGATTTGCGTGGGGCAGATTTAAGCAATGCCGATCTTGAAAAAGCAAATTTAATACAGGCGAACTTAAGTGGAGTCAATCTTGCAGGAGCAAACTTGAGTCTAGCGATCATGCCTGATGGCAGCGTTCATGACTGA